A single region of the Thioalkalivibrio nitratireducens DSM 14787 genome encodes:
- a CDS encoding efflux RND transporter permease subunit: protein MSEHNTQQAGEGQEPEKDLGLAGRMAQSFIHSPLSPLLLLATLAIGVLGLIITPRQEDPQISVPMVDIFVSYPGVPSEQVASLVARPLERLMSEISGVDNVYSVSHRGQSMVTVQFDVGEEMESSIVKVHDKLMSNRDLMPPGVSEPMVKPKGVDDVPTVTLTLWSHDLDDALLRQIALDTLQYLNEVPNTSQSFVVSGREEKVRVEVQPERLAGHNVTMDQIAQALQAANSERTAGSVEIGATSTPIYTGAFLRDAEDIGRILVTVEEGRPVYVRDVAEVIYGPGEVDRFVRYYTGVAGHHADEAPEGAAAVTIAIAKKEGSNGVAVANGILERLEMLKGQVIPDNVEVSVTRNYGETANAKVNELMFKLFIATAAVTVLVFIFLGLRAALVVLIVIPVVLLFTVFSAWLMGYTIDRVSLFALIFAIGILVDDAIVVVENIYRRWLMKRGVDTETTVDAVAEVGNPTILATFTVIAALLPMGFVTGMMGPYMQPIPALGSVAMLFSLVAAFLFTPWLAWRLRPTMDYLQRAEEKEHKQNEMMGQFFSKAIPGLVHNRVYGWGFLIGIVVVFFLTVMLFFTKDVSVKMLPLDNKPEFNVVINFPEGTALPQTATLTHELAMVLRDLPEVTAVQAYVGTASPFNFNGLVRHYYLRQEPWQADVQVQLVDKGDRKRTSHQIAVEARELLAPMADAAGARIQVVEMPPGPPVLQSVVAEVYGPEPEIRRRVARDLERMFDNAPHLDDVDSFLQAQYDVWHFIVERDKALRRGVTVDAVNRTLESAIGGQIVGDVKARSLVEPHLIQIRLPMAVRSDLQRLLLLPVPTMAGGSVPLSELGEFVRQPQDEPIFHKNLRPVEYVTAETVGRLAAPIYGMLEVQEQLKEYRLPRGGELDPHWVGPPPNDGTVGFEWAGEWTVTYETFRDMGIAFAIALVLIYMLVVWEFGNFLLPAIVMAPIPLTLIGIIPGHWLLGAEFTATSMIGFIALAGIIVRNSILLVDFARHAVAEGQSVMDAMIHACQARTRPILITAFALLAGSSVILFDPIFQGMAISLMFGTIVATLLTLLVIPLGCISASRTLEENATGGGSGGGAACAVQPEPGGDPGHEGPRFPSSTKMTDPSGGPVMKFIGLAGLYLRSLAASFVEGVVQLMRALARWILRLVGGDDRPPSGGGGPTGPAAPPDGSGGPAGGAPSGVETGQAESGERDGSGDRAEAADDRSRTQPGSDRVRSASGGRAGGESAAEKTPSGTAAPGAGEKQQRGSASAEPKPASARTSKPASAAAKTKADPGEASAPADRGAPPRKAGSATGAPEAESDDDEGAKAASSGSAASSARRRRGIRLK from the coding sequence ATGTCCGAGCACAACACTCAGCAGGCAGGCGAAGGCCAGGAGCCCGAAAAGGATCTCGGCCTTGCCGGCCGGATGGCCCAGAGCTTCATTCACTCTCCGCTGTCTCCGCTACTCCTGCTGGCCACGCTGGCCATCGGTGTCCTGGGCCTGATTATCACCCCGCGCCAGGAGGATCCCCAGATCTCGGTGCCGATGGTGGACATCTTCGTGTCCTACCCGGGGGTTCCGTCGGAGCAGGTCGCCAGCCTGGTCGCGCGCCCGTTGGAACGCCTGATGAGCGAGATCTCGGGTGTCGACAACGTGTACTCGGTCTCGCACCGCGGTCAGTCGATGGTCACGGTGCAGTTCGATGTCGGCGAGGAGATGGAATCCTCGATCGTGAAGGTGCACGACAAGCTGATGTCGAACCGGGATCTGATGCCGCCCGGGGTGTCGGAGCCGATGGTCAAGCCGAAGGGTGTCGATGACGTCCCGACGGTCACCCTGACCCTCTGGTCGCATGACCTCGACGATGCGCTGCTCCGGCAGATTGCGCTGGATACCCTGCAGTACCTCAACGAGGTGCCGAACACGTCCCAGAGCTTTGTCGTCAGCGGACGCGAGGAAAAGGTGCGGGTGGAGGTCCAGCCCGAACGTCTTGCCGGCCATAACGTGACGATGGACCAGATCGCCCAGGCGCTGCAGGCCGCAAACTCCGAACGCACGGCCGGCAGCGTAGAGATCGGTGCGACCAGCACCCCGATTTATACCGGTGCGTTCCTTCGGGACGCCGAGGACATCGGCCGCATTCTGGTCACCGTCGAGGAGGGGCGCCCCGTCTACGTCCGCGACGTGGCCGAGGTGATCTATGGTCCCGGCGAGGTCGATCGCTTCGTGCGCTACTACACCGGCGTTGCGGGCCACCATGCCGACGAGGCGCCCGAAGGTGCCGCCGCGGTCACGATCGCGATCGCGAAGAAGGAAGGCAGCAACGGCGTGGCCGTGGCCAACGGAATCCTCGAGCGGCTGGAGATGCTCAAGGGCCAGGTGATTCCCGACAACGTCGAGGTTTCCGTTACCCGCAACTATGGTGAAACCGCGAACGCGAAGGTGAACGAACTGATGTTCAAGCTGTTCATCGCGACCGCGGCGGTGACGGTGCTGGTGTTCATCTTCCTCGGTCTGCGAGCGGCATTGGTGGTGCTGATCGTGATCCCGGTCGTACTGCTGTTCACTGTCTTCAGCGCCTGGTTGATGGGGTACACCATAGACCGGGTCAGTCTGTTCGCGCTGATCTTCGCGATCGGCATTCTGGTCGACGACGCCATCGTGGTGGTGGAGAACATCTACCGCCGCTGGTTGATGAAACGCGGGGTCGACACCGAAACCACGGTCGACGCAGTGGCTGAGGTCGGCAACCCGACCATTCTCGCAACCTTCACCGTCATCGCGGCGCTGCTGCCGATGGGCTTCGTGACCGGCATGATGGGCCCGTACATGCAGCCAATCCCCGCACTGGGTTCGGTCGCGATGCTGTTCTCGCTGGTGGCCGCGTTCCTGTTCACGCCCTGGCTCGCCTGGCGTCTGCGCCCGACCATGGACTATCTGCAGCGTGCTGAGGAGAAGGAACACAAGCAGAACGAGATGATGGGGCAGTTCTTCTCCAAGGCTATCCCGGGGCTTGTGCATAACCGTGTCTACGGCTGGGGTTTCCTGATCGGGATCGTCGTGGTGTTTTTCCTCACCGTGATGCTGTTCTTCACCAAGGATGTGTCGGTGAAGATGCTGCCGCTGGACAACAAGCCCGAGTTCAACGTGGTGATCAACTTCCCCGAAGGCACTGCGCTTCCGCAAACGGCGACACTCACCCATGAACTCGCGATGGTGCTCCGCGATTTGCCCGAGGTGACCGCCGTACAGGCGTATGTCGGCACCGCGTCGCCGTTCAACTTCAACGGCCTGGTGCGACATTACTACCTGCGTCAGGAGCCCTGGCAGGCCGATGTCCAGGTCCAGCTCGTCGACAAGGGCGACCGCAAGCGGACCAGCCACCAGATCGCGGTCGAGGCGCGTGAGCTCCTCGCCCCGATGGCCGACGCTGCCGGCGCGCGGATCCAGGTCGTCGAGATGCCGCCTGGCCCGCCGGTGCTGCAGTCGGTAGTGGCGGAGGTCTATGGGCCGGAGCCCGAGATTCGCCGAAGGGTTGCGCGCGACCTCGAACGCATGTTCGACAACGCACCGCACCTCGACGACGTCGACAGCTTCCTGCAGGCGCAGTACGACGTCTGGCACTTTATCGTCGAACGTGACAAGGCGCTGCGCCGGGGCGTGACGGTCGACGCGGTCAACCGCACGTTGGAGAGCGCGATCGGTGGCCAGATCGTCGGGGACGTGAAGGCGCGGTCGCTGGTCGAGCCGCATCTGATCCAGATTCGCCTGCCGATGGCCGTGCGCTCGGATCTGCAGCGGCTGCTGTTGCTCCCGGTGCCGACCATGGCCGGTGGCTCGGTGCCTCTGTCGGAGCTGGGGGAGTTTGTACGCCAGCCGCAGGATGAACCGATCTTCCACAAGAACCTTCGTCCGGTCGAATACGTGACCGCCGAGACGGTGGGCCGTCTGGCGGCACCGATCTACGGCATGCTCGAGGTCCAGGAGCAGTTGAAGGAATACCGGCTGCCACGGGGGGGTGAGCTCGATCCTCACTGGGTCGGGCCGCCTCCGAACGACGGCACCGTCGGCTTCGAATGGGCGGGCGAGTGGACGGTCACCTACGAGACCTTCCGCGACATGGGCATCGCGTTCGCGATCGCGCTGGTGCTGATCTACATGCTGGTCGTCTGGGAGTTCGGAAACTTCCTGCTGCCGGCGATCGTGATGGCGCCGATCCCGCTGACGCTGATCGGCATCATTCCCGGACACTGGTTGCTCGGGGCGGAGTTCACCGCGACGTCGATGATCGGCTTCATCGCACTTGCGGGTATCATCGTCCGCAACTCGATCCTGCTGGTGGACTTCGCGCGCCATGCGGTGGCGGAGGGGCAGTCGGTGATGGACGCGATGATCCACGCCTGCCAGGCGCGCACCCGCCCGATTCTGATCACCGCGTTCGCGCTGCTCGCGGGCTCGAGCGTGATCCTGTTCGACCCGATCTTCCAGGGTATGGCGATTTCGCTGATGTTCGGCACGATCGTCGCCACGCTGCTGACACTGCTGGTCATCCCCCTGGGCTGCATCAGTGCCAGCCGAACCCTCGAGGAGAATGCGACCGGCGGGGGCTCCGGCGGCGGTGCCGCATGTGCCGTGCAACCAGAGCCAGGCGGTGATCCGGGTCACGAAGGCCCGCGGTTCCCGTCCAGTACGAAGATGACCGATCCGTCAGGCGGACCCGTGATGAAGTTCATCGGGCTGGCCGGTCTCTACCTGCGCTCGCTCGCGGCCAGTTTTGTCGAAGGCGTGGTGCAGTTGATGCGCGCTCTCGCGCGCTGGATCCTGCGCCTGGTGGGCGGCGATGACCGTCCGCCTTCGGGCGGCGGCGGTCCCACCGGCCCCGCGGCCCCGCCGGATGGCAGTGGCGGCCCTGCGGGGGGCGCCCCATCGGGTGTGGAGACGGGTCAGGCTGAAAGTGGCGAGCGCGACGGATCCGGTGATCGTGCCGAAGCGGCGGACGATCGCTCCCGCACGCAGCCGGGGTCCGACCGGGTGCGCAGTGCCAGCGGGGGGCGTGCCGGGGGCGAGAGCGCCGCCGAGAAGACTCCGTCGGGCACCGCCGCACCGGGCGCGGGCGAGAAGCAGCAGAGGGGTAGTGCCTCCGCCGAACCGAAGCCGGCGTCCGCGCGCACTTCTAAACCGGCTTCGGCAGCAGCCAAGACCAAGGCGGACCCGGGCGAGGCATCGGCGCCGGCCGATCGCGGGGCCCCGCCCCGCAAGGCTGGCAGTGCTACCGGAGCCCCCGAGGCAGAGTCCGACGATGATGAAGGCGCCAAGGCAGCGTCGTCGGGTTCCGCAGCAAGCAGTGCCCGGCGCCGCCGCGGCATTCGCTTGAAATGA
- a CDS encoding efflux RND transporter periplasmic adaptor subunit yields MTPSRVLLAALAAAAFALAGVVQAQYGRVITAEAAAAGEQTISGTVVPFREVTLTAQIGGRVTLVAGAEGDFFDRDEVLVAISDERLIAQRQQALAELRSAEAAMREAQMQYGREVASPRARDIGQMPGMGIPSMFDQLVTRPMGAMAGMGDPTVERQADLYSRYIGIDQAASRWQQARSRLEEVDSAIRDTRSVTPFSGLIMHKHVEEGDTVQPGHPLVTFGHVEFLRVEADIPARLVGRLRVGDMVRVTLDVGKTEVDARVAQIFPIADPQRHTVTVKFDLPRGVPGGPGMYADVHIPGTEATPGVVRIPLSAIVPGGALPRVAVVEPDGTTRVRMVRLGSVQGDMVTVLSGLEAGERLLDSPDANIRSGERIEPGASPRSTGPRFR; encoded by the coding sequence ATGACTCCAAGCAGAGTACTCCTCGCTGCCCTGGCTGCAGCCGCGTTTGCGCTCGCGGGCGTCGTCCAGGCGCAGTACGGGCGGGTAATCACGGCAGAGGCCGCGGCCGCGGGAGAGCAAACGATCAGTGGGACGGTGGTGCCGTTCCGGGAAGTCACCCTGACGGCACAGATTGGCGGGCGGGTTACGCTCGTTGCCGGTGCCGAGGGCGATTTCTTCGACCGCGACGAAGTGCTGGTCGCGATTAGCGACGAGCGCCTGATTGCACAGCGCCAGCAGGCGTTGGCCGAACTGCGCTCGGCCGAGGCTGCGATGCGCGAGGCGCAGATGCAGTACGGTCGGGAGGTTGCGTCGCCGAGGGCCCGCGACATCGGCCAGATGCCGGGTATGGGCATCCCGTCGATGTTCGACCAGTTGGTCACGCGACCGATGGGGGCCATGGCGGGCATGGGCGACCCGACGGTGGAGCGGCAGGCGGACCTCTATTCCCGCTATATCGGCATCGACCAGGCCGCTTCGCGCTGGCAGCAGGCACGCTCGCGCCTCGAGGAGGTCGACTCCGCGATTCGCGATACTCGGTCCGTCACCCCGTTCTCCGGGCTGATCATGCACAAGCACGTTGAGGAGGGAGACACGGTCCAGCCCGGGCACCCGCTCGTGACCTTCGGTCATGTCGAGTTCCTGCGCGTGGAAGCCGATATTCCGGCCCGGCTGGTCGGGCGTCTGCGCGTGGGCGACATGGTGCGTGTGACCCTCGACGTGGGCAAGACCGAAGTGGATGCGCGGGTGGCGCAGATCTTCCCGATCGCCGATCCGCAGCGGCACACCGTTACCGTGAAATTCGACCTGCCCCGCGGCGTTCCGGGCGGTCCGGGAATGTATGCGGACGTGCACATCCCGGGGACCGAGGCCACGCCTGGCGTCGTCCGGATTCCGCTGTCGGCGATCGTCCCGGGGGGAGCCCTTCCCAGAGTGGCCGTGGTCGAACCCGACGGCACGACGCGAGTGCGGATGGTGCGACTGGGCTCGGTGCAGGGGGACATGGTCACCGTGCTTTCCGGTCTGGAAGCAGGCGAGCGCCTGCTGGACTCGCCCGACGCCAACATCCGTTCCGGTGAACGTATCGAACCCGGCGCCAGTCCGCGGTCGACAGGCCCCCGCTTCCGGTAA
- a CDS encoding dynamin family protein yields MFNRPGNRVSQQLSRLSKRLSEENPALEGVVTPFQALDRVGYAAGLLDPEEESYAFTISWWPMIAVLGTFSAGKSTFVNEYIGTTVQRSGSQAVDDRFTVISYGTSDKVQELPGLALDGDPRFPFYRVSDEIERLSDGGGRTVDHFLAMKTVRSERLRGRILIDSPGFDADEQRATILQLTDHIIDLSDLVLVFFDARHPEPGAMRDTLEHLVNRVAARNDFTKLVFILNQIDTTWREDNLEEVVSAWQRAVVRQGTATGRFYCLYNPSAAVEIGDEKVRARYEYKSARDREEIHHKIAEISSSRSYRIVGAMQAIAESIEMDALPALTRALGRWRRRVVQANALMMGVVLVAGVWVGQSLTGGFAPWFDGTLTQGMREHPVISSLVVVLLAGLLLGIHFFNRGWVARRVARTLPNETASGNWRAAFFRNTAFWRSIFLRAPAGLGRGAIRQLHALREQAETYVQRLNDQFMDEGHPASTAESADASAPSGQRRNTESSVGGHAARTDAAG; encoded by the coding sequence ATGTTCAACCGTCCCGGCAACCGAGTGAGCCAGCAACTGAGTCGTCTCAGCAAGCGCCTGTCGGAGGAGAACCCGGCTCTGGAAGGCGTTGTGACCCCGTTTCAGGCGCTGGACAGGGTCGGATACGCTGCGGGCCTACTTGACCCGGAGGAAGAGTCTTACGCCTTCACCATTTCCTGGTGGCCGATGATCGCGGTGCTTGGCACCTTCTCGGCCGGCAAGTCGACGTTCGTCAACGAGTATATCGGAACCACGGTGCAGCGCAGCGGGAGCCAGGCGGTCGACGACCGTTTCACCGTGATCAGCTACGGCACCAGCGACAAGGTCCAGGAGCTTCCCGGGCTGGCGCTGGATGGCGATCCGCGCTTTCCGTTCTACCGGGTCAGCGACGAGATCGAACGGCTCAGTGACGGCGGCGGTCGCACCGTCGACCATTTCCTGGCGATGAAAACGGTCCGATCCGAGCGCCTGCGGGGGCGCATTCTGATCGACTCGCCGGGATTCGATGCCGACGAACAGCGTGCGACGATCCTGCAGCTGACCGACCACATCATCGATCTGTCGGATCTGGTGCTGGTGTTCTTCGACGCCCGGCATCCGGAACCCGGTGCGATGCGCGACACGCTCGAACACCTCGTCAATCGTGTCGCGGCACGCAATGACTTCACCAAGCTGGTGTTCATCCTGAACCAGATCGACACGACCTGGCGCGAGGACAACCTCGAGGAAGTCGTGTCGGCCTGGCAGCGGGCCGTGGTGCGCCAGGGAACCGCCACCGGTCGCTTCTACTGCCTGTACAACCCGAGCGCGGCGGTCGAGATCGGCGACGAGAAAGTGCGTGCGCGTTACGAGTACAAGTCTGCCCGCGACCGGGAGGAGATTCACCACAAGATCGCGGAGATCAGTTCCTCGCGTTCCTACCGCATCGTCGGGGCCATGCAGGCCATCGCCGAGTCGATCGAGATGGACGCCCTGCCGGCGCTGACACGGGCACTGGGGCGCTGGCGCCGGCGCGTCGTGCAGGCGAATGCGCTGATGATGGGTGTGGTGCTGGTGGCGGGTGTTTGGGTCGGCCAGTCGCTGACCGGTGGTTTCGCCCCGTGGTTCGATGGCACGCTGACCCAGGGGATGCGGGAACACCCGGTGATTTCGTCCTTGGTGGTGGTGCTGCTCGCAGGCCTGCTCCTCGGCATCCATTTCTTCAATCGTGGCTGGGTCGCCCGGCGCGTCGCGCGGACCCTGCCCAACGAAACGGCGTCTGGGAACTGGCGCGCGGCCTTTTTCCGCAATACTGCCTTCTGGCGCTCGATCTTCCTCAGGGCGCCTGCAGGACTGGGGCGGGGTGCGATCCGGCAGCTGCACGCGCTGCGCGAACAGGCCGAGACCTACGTGCAGCGCCTCAACGACCAGTTCATGGATGAAGGGCATCCGGCGTCCACGGCAGAGTCGGCAGATGCGTCAGCACCATCCGGGCAGCGCAGGAACACGGAATCGAGCGTCGGTGGCCATGCGGCGCGCACGGACGCGGCGGGATAA
- a CDS encoding sigma-54-dependent Fis family transcriptional regulator, with protein sequence MPLPQGVQPRESDCRCCSRTGKLATACNEPSAVSTDPYLALIQGFVEQFRDASLVIDELGRIVTHNRALAELLGQPADSKFDSTLRLGPVNLQQLLIRAAIDAGEHDAAGRPSSRALDFHADLVVRERPVRARIVTANLADPQRQRQLRLVRLQVVSAGDPEAPPGGYAPDSVLESSDPDTRAALDLARRAAGAGRPLLILGESGTGKTALARELHRIGPRRHARLEELHGATIADAGLVSELFGHVQGAYPGADAERIGRLEYAHGGTLLLDEVAAMSPRLQAALLRVLDTGRFERAGENRIRRAEFHLIATSSADLSAGSRSGPAFRTDLYHRLAGITIRLPPLRERLADLASCLDRWSSHHGLKPDPALRERLAQHHWPGNFRELGHVLEWLRLQADSSGHIASHALAGVLPSIDAPAATPDAGEATEGLSFSAKERKEREMLEAALTAHNGNRTLAARSLGIDRTTLWRKLHRLRLIPEATRKPLEKQTTTL encoded by the coding sequence TTGCCCCTCCCGCAAGGCGTTCAGCCCCGTGAATCGGATTGCAGATGTTGCAGCCGCACTGGCAAACTGGCAACAGCCTGCAACGAGCCAAGCGCCGTGTCCACCGATCCATACCTCGCACTGATCCAGGGTTTCGTCGAGCAGTTCCGCGACGCCTCGCTGGTCATAGACGAACTCGGCCGCATTGTCACGCATAACCGGGCGCTGGCCGAACTCCTTGGACAGCCGGCGGACAGCAAGTTCGACTCGACCCTGCGCCTGGGACCGGTCAACCTTCAGCAACTGCTGATCCGTGCGGCAATCGACGCCGGCGAGCATGACGCCGCTGGCAGACCCTCCTCGCGCGCGCTCGATTTTCACGCTGACCTCGTGGTCCGCGAACGGCCGGTGCGCGCGCGCATCGTCACCGCGAACCTCGCGGATCCCCAGCGGCAACGCCAGCTAAGGCTGGTCCGGCTGCAGGTCGTCTCCGCGGGCGACCCAGAGGCCCCTCCAGGGGGCTACGCGCCCGATTCAGTGCTCGAATCGAGCGACCCGGATACCCGCGCTGCCTTGGACCTCGCCCGTCGTGCAGCAGGCGCCGGCAGACCGCTGCTGATCCTTGGTGAAAGCGGCACCGGCAAGACTGCGCTGGCGCGCGAACTGCACCGGATCGGTCCACGCCGCCATGCCCGACTGGAAGAGCTTCATGGCGCGACGATTGCCGACGCGGGCCTCGTGTCCGAATTGTTCGGCCACGTTCAGGGCGCGTATCCGGGTGCCGACGCGGAGCGCATCGGCCGCCTGGAATACGCGCACGGCGGCACCTTGCTGCTGGACGAAGTGGCCGCCATGTCGCCGCGCCTGCAGGCGGCGCTGTTGCGGGTATTGGATACCGGCCGGTTCGAACGCGCCGGCGAGAACCGGATCCGGCGGGCTGAATTCCACCTGATTGCGACCTCCAGCGCCGACCTGTCCGCAGGATCCCGGTCCGGCCCTGCATTTCGTACCGACCTCTACCACCGTCTGGCCGGCATCACCATCCGCCTGCCGCCGCTACGCGAACGCCTGGCCGACCTCGCCAGTTGTCTGGACCGCTGGTCATCCCATCACGGGCTCAAACCAGACCCGGCCCTTCGCGAACGCCTCGCGCAGCATCACTGGCCCGGCAATTTCCGGGAACTCGGACACGTGCTGGAATGGCTGCGCCTGCAGGCGGATTCCAGCGGACATATCGCCAGCCACGCCCTGGCAGGGGTGCTGCCATCGATCGACGCTCCGGCCGCAACCCCCGACGCAGGTGAGGCAACGGAGGGTCTGTCGTTCTCGGCAAAGGAGCGGAAAGAGCGCGAGATGCTGGAGGCGGCGCTGACCGCGCACAACGGCAACCGGACGCTGGCCGCGCGCAGCCTGGGAATCGACCGCACCACGCTCTGGCGCAAGTTGCACCGGCTGAGGCTGATCCCGGAGGCAACCCGCAAACCTCTTGAGAAACAAACTACCACGCTATAG
- a CDS encoding AAA family ATPase: protein MLTVIGNLKGGTGKSTVAFNLALWVLSNKRTVLAVDLDPQATLTDVIRVREEEGYSPSLELSQSLEEALHASDKYQEIIVDVGPSDLGTMYAAILAADQVVIPVPPSQADVWSTQRFVRKILELRGDREKPEIVGFINRADTHQAVRESDEAFGALGMIDGLRAVRPRLRQRMAFRRSFSEGLSVHELERRGKAAHELDELARALFRKSRR, encoded by the coding sequence ATGCTGACAGTGATTGGCAACCTCAAGGGTGGAACCGGCAAGAGTACGGTCGCGTTCAACCTGGCACTGTGGGTGCTGAGCAACAAGCGTACGGTCTTGGCTGTCGACCTCGATCCGCAGGCGACGCTGACCGATGTGATTCGTGTGCGTGAAGAAGAAGGTTATTCGCCGTCGCTGGAGCTGTCGCAGAGCCTTGAAGAAGCCCTGCACGCGAGCGACAAGTATCAAGAGATCATCGTCGATGTCGGCCCCTCCGACCTCGGCACCATGTATGCGGCGATCCTCGCGGCCGACCAGGTCGTGATTCCGGTGCCGCCGAGCCAGGCGGATGTCTGGTCCACGCAGCGTTTTGTGCGCAAGATCCTGGAACTGCGCGGCGACCGGGAGAAGCCCGAGATCGTCGGGTTCATCAACCGTGCCGATACCCACCAGGCCGTGCGCGAGTCGGACGAGGCCTTTGGTGCTCTGGGTATGATCGACGGCCTGAGGGCGGTACGTCCGCGTCTGCGCCAGCGTATGGCCTTTCGCCGCTCGTTCAGCGAGGGGCTGTCGGTGCACGAGCTGGAGCGCCGGGGCAAGGCGGCGCACGAGCTGGATGAGTTGGCCAGGGCGCTCTTCCGAAAGTCCCGCCGGTGA
- a CDS encoding DUF302 domain-containing protein has translation MRLLRNLLALVGLLALLAIGGLILVLEPYVYKAHSLDEAALAVYSGAARTILATGDPTAALVYQRRVADGLAVADVEIALGRVAEAADLHTLGALSVDRQVRNQAGVEFPFLKIYLFCDPQLAADLIRHTTAMAAFLPCRIILHEDERGGLWLMTPNLDLVIHGGRPLPIALQERALGLQSTLREIVDRAAAGQA, from the coding sequence ATGCGGTTGTTGCGGAATCTCCTGGCCCTGGTGGGGCTGCTGGCGTTGCTGGCGATCGGGGGGCTGATCCTGGTCCTCGAACCCTACGTGTACAAGGCGCACAGCCTCGATGAGGCTGCGCTCGCCGTTTATTCCGGGGCTGCACGAACGATTCTGGCCACGGGTGATCCCACGGCTGCGCTCGTTTACCAGCGTCGGGTCGCCGACGGACTCGCCGTGGCGGACGTCGAGATCGCGCTTGGGCGGGTCGCAGAGGCGGCGGACCTCCATACGCTGGGGGCGCTGTCGGTCGATCGGCAGGTGCGAAACCAGGCCGGCGTGGAGTTTCCGTTTCTGAAGATTTACCTGTTCTGCGACCCCCAGCTGGCTGCGGACCTGATCCGCCATACCACGGCGATGGCGGCGTTTCTTCCCTGCAGAATCATCTTGCACGAGGATGAACGCGGGGGCCTCTGGCTGATGACGCCGAATCTGGATCTGGTGATTCATGGTGGCAGACCCTTGCCGATCGCGCTGCAGGAGCGCGCGCTGGGTTTGCAGTCGACGCTGCGGGAGATCGTGGACCGCGCTGCGGCTGGTCAGGCTTGA
- a CDS encoding sulfur globule family protein codes for MSKLVKAVVLAASLGALSAAPMMASAQWGGPGGWGGPGGWGGPGYGYGGPGYGYGPGYGRGLGDMFGLGDMFSDFDFSARGTGRGHGYGRGYGDAYGYGHPYGYGPGHGYGPGYGGPRW; via the coding sequence ATGAGTAAGCTCGTTAAGGCAGTCGTTCTGGCTGCGTCCCTTGGTGCCCTTTCCGCCGCCCCGATGATGGCTTCGGCGCAGTGGGGTGGTCCCGGTGGCTGGGGTGGTCCTGGCGGCTGGGGCGGACCGGGGTACGGATACGGCGGCCCCGGTTACGGTTATGGGCCGGGGTATGGTCGCGGTCTGGGCGACATGTTTGGTTTGGGCGACATGTTCAGCGACTTCGACTTCTCGGCTCGCGGTACCGGCCGCGGTCACGGTTACGGCCGCGGCTACGGTGATGCCTACGGCTATGGCCATCCCTACGGGTACGGGCCGGGTCACGGCTACGGCCCCGGATACGGTGGCCCGCGCTGGTAA
- a CDS encoding OmpH family outer membrane protein — MKHDVSKRFGKFSLTALAVATAFALAGGAQAEEGQERTAAGYGYGVPAYGQAPMGYGPRHSYGPRQGFGPRHGYGMPPRPDFMDRERPAFEPPPWVREGYPAEMPEMSEEMKALMAEREERMKEIEAERKAHMEKMEAERKEYMEKMEAMHEARMKAMEAGRAAYMEEMEKQREEIMKMMEERRKEMEERRADRGGYEAPAAE, encoded by the coding sequence ATGAAGCATGATGTGAGCAAGCGTTTTGGCAAGTTTTCTCTGACCGCGCTGGCCGTGGCCACGGCATTCGCACTGGCGGGTGGCGCTCAGGCCGAGGAAGGGCAGGAAAGGACCGCTGCCGGCTACGGTTACGGCGTTCCGGCCTATGGCCAGGCTCCGATGGGCTACGGCCCGCGTCACAGCTATGGCCCGCGTCAGGGCTTTGGTCCCCGGCATGGCTATGGAATGCCGCCGCGCCCGGACTTCATGGATCGTGAAAGGCCGGCGTTCGAACCGCCGCCCTGGGTCCGCGAGGGCTACCCCGCCGAGATGCCGGAGATGTCCGAGGAGATGAAGGCGCTGATGGCCGAGCGCGAAGAGCGCATGAAGGAAATCGAAGCCGAGCGCAAGGCGCACATGGAGAAAATGGAAGCCGAGCGCAAGGAGTACATGGAGAAAATGGAAGCCATGCATGAGGCCCGCATGAAGGCGATGGAAGCCGGGCGCGCGGCCTATATGGAAGAGATGGAGAAGCAGCGCGAAGAGATCATGAAGATGATGGAAGAGCGTCGCAAGGAAATGGAAGAGCGCCGGGCGGACCGCGGTGGGTACGAAGCCCCGGCCGCCGAGTAA